CACATTTCCACTGACCTgacaaaaacaaagaaagattgCACATCACCTCGGGTGTAGACGACAACGAACCAGTGGATAAATTTAGGTGTCCAAATCATTACAAATTGCCTTGAGAACAGTCTGAAGACGTCTTCATCACAATGATTTGAGCACATGAGAAAATCCCTGGACGAAACTTGGAAAACATCAACACCAGACATGTTAGAGATAAGACAAGAGGGGATAGGAACACTGAGACCGATTCAACAGCCAGGTGAGGAGAAAATTGGTGGAAAAAGGCTTCAGGATGCAAATGCAAATCACAATCGAGATACCTTTCCTTGTCTACTACTCTTTTTTCAGATCAAGGCACGATCCATTTGTCAATTTCCGTTTCAGCACAACAGACACATCCTTGTGGCTACTGACTAGGCCACAAAGAAACTTCTCACTAGTAATTGGGATATGCACAGACCCTATCAACCTAGCACATGTTGCACATGCACTGCAACAGTAATCAAATTTCAGGAAACATATTCTAAGCTGGATTAGCATAATTTCAAACATAGGTTATGCTGTGTTTCCAGTAAAACAACAGAAATGTGCATGATTCAACCCATACACATCAATCAGCATTTGTAGTATGATGCTGAACAATAAGTATGGAGAATGTGGAGATAAAGACAATTACCTCCAGTCCAACACTCCCTTAACACTATCTGGTGATAAATTCCCTCCAAGCCAGCTGCTTCATAAACTTGTCAGGAAGTGTTGACTTGGTCACTGCAAGGGAAGGACTGTTTCCTTGATGTTTCTCATAATTGCCTAACTTATGTTGTGTCACCTTCATTTCAGATGGTATTCAGTTTTGCAACCCTGCAGTTTATTGACAGCACTATTGGCTATTTTGCTTGTACCATCGTCAATCGTTGACTATGGTGTTTGTACAGATGGAAACCGATCAGAAATGCCACAAATCCATGAGCTCCAAAGCATCAAATGATGGTTTCAGCTCAAGATTCAGATCAGTGAATTCAATAGGAAGGATCCACAAAGTACAGGTTACACCGGGACCTTGACTACTTAATAAAGTTCTTGGTATTTTCTGCAGGGTTTGGCCACATCCCAAACAGTAGCCAATCTGCCACACTTGACCCAGAGACAGTCCTGGTGGCACCAGCCTTAAATTCTTTATACCAAACACAAGCAAAATTGTTATTCAAAAAAACACAAGTAAAATTGTTCATGATTTTTAGCACCAACAGCAAAGAAACATTGGGGAAACACACAACTGAAGGAGAAATATCCTAGCTGCAAAAATTGACCAATAACTATCAGCAGCAAAGAAACATTGGGGAAACACACAACTGAAGGAGAAATATTGTAGCTGCAAAAATTGACCAATAACTATCAGCAGCAATGAAACATTGGGGAAACACACAACTGAAGGAAAATATTCTAGCTGCGAAAGTTGGCCAATAACTATTGGTATAATCAGTAATCGACTATCATATCTTGACAATTAACCACAATCATGGCagattttcctttctttcatgGATACCCTTTTTGAATCCACTAGCACTTCCTACAACCAATCCCCCCTCCCACACATAGTCACCCCAAATTTACCATGGCAATCCCAATTGTGAGTTACCAAAACAATACCCTACCATCGAGTTACCCAAAAATTAAGCCTTAGCCTCTACCTCTTTCAACCCATGGCTCTCTCTTACAAGCAATGCAAGCCCATCCTTCACCTCCcctctcttctccttcacctccaCAGCAGCCTTCTCCGCCTCTTGCTTCCGGTACATCCAGGCCTCCGAGGGAGGTGTCGTGATCACCCTGACTTCTGAGCCACCCCCGTTGATCTCAAGCACTTCAGGCAGCCCATTGCCACACCCCTTTGACAGCCCCACATCAACCCTCACGGCCTGTGCGCCACACACGGCATTGATCCCCACTGTCTGAATCGTGTGCCCCATCACCATCCTCTTCACCCCCGGGATCATCCCAAGCACCTCCTCCAGCCTCTGGCAGTCGCAATCAAATCCATCAGAGAACCTCCTGAGCCAGACCACAGCGTCCCGGCCGCGCACGTACTCAGGCGCCCTTGCATTTTCGCTGCCCTCACCGCGGATCCACTCGCTGACCTCCGCATTGATGCGCTCGAGGCCGTACTCGACGTTGGCCTCGAGGAGCCCCCCGTGGACGAACACCGAGTCGCCCACCACCAGCACGGTGGGGAGGTCGGCCAGGAACCGGCGCGCGATGGGCCCGTCGGGCcggagcgcggcgaggcgggagcGCATCCCGTCCCAAAACTCCGGCTTGACGCCGGGGAAGGACTTGGGCACGCCGAGGAAGGGGTTCCTCGGCTGCGGGTCGAGGTGCTCCCCGCAGCGACGCTTGATGGCGAGCCCCGCGCGGTACCACCCCGCCCAGGCGGAGAACTCCTGGAGGCCCTGCGGCGTGGCGAAGCGGAAGTCGCCGGAGACGTTCATGACCTCGTGGTTGCCGAGGATGGGgagcagcgcgccgccgcgggcctcggcggagagggcgaggcggcggaggaggtagaggaggcggagctcgtcgccgccgcggtcgaGGATGTCGCCGAGCTGGACGGCGAGGGTGGGCCCCGCggcccaggaggccgaggcggcgggGGAGTCGGGGCCGGGGCCGCTGGGCGCGGGCACGaggccggcgaggcggagcgcGGAGAGGGACTTGGGGAGGTCGCCGTGGAGGTCCCCGATGGCGACGAGGCGGGGCGGGGACGGGAGGAAGGTGGTCGGGGCCGTCGGAGCAGGGGGAGGTGATgatgtggccgcggcggcggaggaggaggagggggtcgGGAAGAAGATGCCGGAGACGGCGAAGTCGACGAAGGCGTCGGCGAAGGCGGAGACGGCTGCGGGGAGGTCGCCGCAGGCGGGGACGGAgggggacggcgccgccgccatctctcgGGCTCGGATTCGTGTggtcggcgggcggcgtgggctgcggcggAACCTGGAGATGGGTTGCGGCCCGCCGCCTTATAAAAAGAGCTGGGGGACGGACTAGGAGACTGCCATGGGGGGCCCACCACCCTGCTCCTGTAGCCAGTCAATGTCCTTTTGGAAAAAGTCAACGCAAAAACATTACTATATGTTTTGGAgacttataaaaatatatttggcCATTGTCTCAAAAAAATCTACTTGGCTATTGCGGTGAATATTTCCATTgataatttcaatttttttacttCTATGTAGAGAAGGAAAAATCTGCTTGGTCTTCGTTTCGTACGTTTTTTACTTGAATTCCATGTACCTGCTGTTGATAAACATTTGGTGAAAACAGGAGCTTCTTTGAAATTTCTTGACTTGTCTTTTGTTGCTATGCGATGGCTTGTGGAGCTATGCATGAATTTGGCTGCTAACGTGTGGTATACTAGTACGTCTGAAAAATGTCTTTTTCAAAGTGGGAGACGAAGGTTCTAAGAAGATGGGATGACCAGCTAGCTCAAATACGTGCCAGTTGTTGAGGGCAACTGCTAATGCATCCAACTTGCGTTTGGTTTTGGTGGACAACGTGGTAATATCTCCAAACAACGATTTTTTTTTGCCTGTCACGTTTCTGTGTGTTGCGCATTGGGCACCGCAAATTTTAGTTGTTCTACATTTCTCAAATAAAAAAGGCATCATCAATTGAAATACAGTTCTAACTTGATGATAGCGAGCCTAAATACTCAAGCATTATTAGATGGCGTTATTGTTGTCAGCACCAAACAACAATGGCCTGCTAGGAATAGTAATaatttgaccgctaattatgatgtcaaacaaagccagtttacaaaatcaatttCAGAACCCTTGCGCTAGGAGCCTTggagaatctaatgaggcttttgacgtgtgattagagaatggttactgtagcatcattgtagccaatcatcgattaattaccgtcattagatccATGCGAAATAATCGCACCTCGCTACCTTTGCACATGGGCAAGTACGTACGTACCATTAcatatgtttctaaaaaaagcaCATACCGTATGCGTAGTCATTAGCCAGAAATGCACTTGTTTTGGTGCAGAGGCAAGAGGTTGGAACCTTTGATTACTAGCATGGACGTACCTGGGTTGAAGAGGTCCAGCAGAGTAATTATTAATCTTGTACAGCTGATTTGATGTTTATGTCAATGTTTTCAGTCGAGTAATGATGGATTTATTCAACTAGCTAGTACAAGTTATTGTATTCAAATAAACCTTCTAAATCTTTAGTACAATCTATTAATGgagatgaatttttttataGTGTACATGACTATTTGAACAAAATTGTTGTGCCAAAATTTATCCAAATGTTTATTTATCAAAACTTTAATGTACATAAAAATATGCCATCTAATAAAAATTCATTCTAAAACTGTTTGTCATTATGCATAACCAATTCGCTAGCTACTGCAAGTCATACCAAGTAAGAAGCAAATCTTGCCCccacacccccacccccacccccaccccccgcgccccccaaaaaaaagaggagCGATTTGTGTAGAAAGACAAGGGTGGATCTAGCCCATTATGCAAAACAGCTACTCCATGAATCAGGCCCATATAAAAGCAAAACCACTCAACCAAAAAACAAATGAGCCTAAGGTGCAAAATCAAAATAGCCGAGTAAATTGCACTCTAGGTCCCCGAACTTATAGCGAAGTTCCGCTTAGGTCtccaaactctcaaatcgtCCATCTAGGTCCCTAAAGTACATTAAGTGTTTCATGGGGGTCCCAAACACGCCACGTGTGCATCCGAAGCCGACGTGGCATGCCACATGGCGCCATAGTGGCGAATATTTGCAAAAAAGACCCTAAATTTATTTATCTTCTCATATTTGGTCAtttctccctctcttccccCCTCTCTCCCATCTCTCACTAGCGGCCTCTCTCTCGTCGCTCCCTTCCGACCTCCACGCGAAGCATCCTCCCCTgtgggccgccgccgtcatctCCCATCCAGGGCCACCATTGCTGCCCCTCCCCGCACTAACCATGGTTTGTCAACAAGAAAATGAACGGCGCCGGGACTCACTGTGGAGGTTGACGATGGTGGCGCCGGGTGGTGGCGGCTGGCCGGCAGGGCTACTCCGGCGAGCGGCACACGCGGCCAGTGGGTGGAATTGAGGGAGGAGGTCGGGGGGCTGCTACTGGTGCGGGGAATTGGAGAATGGCGGAGTGAGGTTGCCGGATTTCGaaaggcggcggagctcgcctcCTACGCGACAATGGCACAGGCGGCGATGCCGAGCTCTCACGTGGGCGCGGCGTGCGATGCGCGGGTGGCGAGGCGGGTGCGCGTGTAGTGGACGACAAGGCAATGTACAAGGAGGGTTGTGGTGGTGTCCCGCACTGTCAgatggggccgccgccgctgctgccggacGAGGTGCTACTCGCGCgcccctgccggccgccgcgcaccaTCGCTCGTGCGCCGTCGACCGGTGCGCACAGCCACTCGCGCACCCTGCCTCCTCTCGCAGCCCCGCTTGCCTCCGCGTGCAGGGGAAGAAAGGAGAGGCCGCAGGGGAGAGGTGGCGGCGCAGGGTGGAGCCATGGGggatggagggaggaggaagaaaagccCCGCCTGCCCCACTGCCGGTCCGCCCCCCTGTTTGCGCTGTGCCGCGCTGCCTACTCCATGAGCTTCGCTACAAGTTCGGAGACctggggtgcaatttactcaaaATAGCCTAGTGCTGGACAGAAGTTCCAAATACTACTCCGTATGTAACGTGAGTTATTTCGTCTCAAAAACTATAACATGAGTTATTTAAAACCAAACGATTTTGCTCAGAAAAATTTAAAACCAACCAATGAAAAATGATAATTTTGAGATGTTTCCTATGTGCCCAATTGCCCATCATAAAAATGGACTTTGCTTGATTTTACTCTcttcattccaaattataaattataTTAATTTTCTGAGTACATAGATGAACCTATGTATACACTATGTCCAGTTTTTATTGTGTatctataaaaaataaataatttataatttgaaacggaaggAGTAGCATACTTCAATTCATGAAAGAATGAAATGTACATTACCAACGTatttgccaaaataaaagtaACACAGTACAGAACAATTTATTCGTCAGCCAGATTACAAATCAAATAGTTGCATTCGCACATTATAAGTTGGTATTCATCGCATAACAAATCAAAATACACGGCCGGGACATTTTGTAACGTTTAGAtgaatcatcatcatgagcgtACACACAAGACGTATGCATTGGGCGCCGGGACATTGACTTATTTCATGGCACGGATATGATCAGGATTCATGGGTGCCGTACGTGCCATTTACGAGGCGAAGGAGGTGtagccgtcggcggcggcgctgcggtggaACCGGGAGACGGCGCAGTCGGTGGCGAAGAGCCCCGACGAGCGGTACTTGTCGGCGCCGCCCATGACGGGCATCTTGGCGGCGATGTCGAGCTTGCTGACGTAGTTGGGGCGGTAGGTCTGTCCCAgcacgccgtcgacgccggcgGTGAGGCCGTGGAACTGGTACCCGACGTCGAGGTGCACGAGCGAGTCCCGCTCGGTCTTGCCGTAGCTGTGGACGCGGGAGTCCTCGTCGGTGATGGGCACGGCGTTGGCGGAGATGGTGaagacgccggcgagctcgacggtGACGGCGTTGGCGTCGGCGGTGCGGGTGACGGAGAGCCCGCGCACGGCCTTGGAGACCCAGCGCGCGTTCCGGGCGGGCTCGAGGTCGACGGGCTCGCCGTCGAGCGCGACGACGACGtggtcctcgtcctcgtcccacTCGGCGGCGCGACGCGCGCCGACGTAGAGCCTGTGGCCGCCACCGAAGGTGACGCCCAACGCCTGCACCCAGGTGAAGTCGCGAGCGGACTC
This genomic interval from Panicum virgatum strain AP13 chromosome 8K, P.virgatum_v5, whole genome shotgun sequence contains the following:
- the LOC120643922 gene encoding shewanella-like protein phosphatase 2 — encoded protein: MAAAPSPSVPACGDLPAAVSAFADAFVDFAVSGIFFPTPSSSSAAAATSSPPPAPTAPTTFLPSPPRLVAIGDLHGDLPKSLSALRLAGLVPAPSGPGPDSPAASASWAAGPTLAVQLGDILDRGGDELRLLYLLRRLALSAEARGGALLPILGNHEVMNVSGDFRFATPQGLQEFSAWAGWYRAGLAIKRRCGEHLDPQPRNPFLGVPKSFPGVKPEFWDGMRSRLAALRPDGPIARRFLADLPTVLVVGDSVFVHGGLLEANVEYGLERINAEVSEWIRGEGSENARAPEYVRGRDAVVWLRRFSDGFDCDCQRLEEVLGMIPGVKRMVMGHTIQTVGINAVCGAQAVRVDVGLSKGCGNGLPEVLEINGGGSEVRVITTPPSEAWMYRKQEAEKAAVEVKEKRGEVKDGLALLVRESHGLKEVEAKA
- the LOC120646153 gene encoding uncharacterized protein LOC120646153, which encodes MAVRGGAVVAVLVVALALSSSWDTASAQFFQKRKAKQPPQKSKPGSPGQVPPDRSKFTTVVANRYHKRDYEITCTTDYGAACYIKCPARCPNKCLAYCAYCLTFCLCDLMPGTSCGDPRFTGADGNTFYFHGKKDESFCLVSDDQLHINARFMGNRNAESARDFTWVQALGVTFGGGHRLYVGARRAAEWDEDEDHVVVALDGEPVDLEPARNARWVSKAVRGLSVTRTADANAVTVELAGVFTISANAVPITDEDSRVHSYGKTERDSLVHLDVGYQFHGLTAGVDGVLGQTYRPNYVSKLDIAAKMPVMGGADKYRSSGLFATDCAVSRFHRSAAADGYTSFAS